The following proteins are co-located in the Thermomicrobiales bacterium genome:
- a CDS encoding rhamnulokinase family protein — MSHLAIDLGATSGRAMLGALRNGQLEFHEVHRFPNPPARVGGRIHWDILRLLGEIKFAIGKAAREATDPLTSFGIDTWGLDYGLLDATDQLLANPYHYRDMGSRSMQAELFRRISPADLYRRTGIQSLSFNTLDQLIRLQDERPWQVENARTLLMTPDLLRFFLTGEKQNEYTIASTSQCLSIETNDWDANLLAQVGLPRDIFAPVISPGSAGGRLRESIAQELGAPRIAAVAIAEHDTASAMIATGGKPGTAFLSLGTWGLLGTIVDRPIVSEAAFRANIANEGGVGGTWRFLRNIMGLWLLEQCRTHWGNRGVRFDHAEMVRLIEEAAPLRGFIDPDDTRLVDPPDLPAAIGAVAGLDPNDTGAILRCITDSLAMKSRVVLETIEHAAGTRFPGLHVLGGGSKNAPLCQAMANALGRPVWAGPSEATAIGNVLLQMLAAGEIGTLEEGAALVAENRAIQRFDPADTDRWQAAYERYRIQFAQSNPA; from the coding sequence GTGAGCCATCTCGCCATCGATCTGGGCGCCACCAGCGGACGGGCTATGCTCGGCGCGCTGCGCAACGGTCAACTCGAGTTTCACGAGGTGCACCGTTTCCCGAATCCTCCGGCGCGGGTGGGCGGCCGGATTCACTGGGACATCTTGCGGTTGCTGGGCGAGATCAAATTTGCCATCGGCAAGGCCGCGCGCGAAGCAACCGATCCCCTGACGAGCTTCGGGATCGATACCTGGGGGCTCGACTATGGATTGCTCGACGCCACGGATCAGCTCCTTGCCAATCCCTACCACTATCGCGATATGGGCAGCCGTTCCATGCAAGCCGAGCTTTTTCGCCGCATCTCACCAGCGGACCTCTATCGCCGCACCGGGATCCAAAGCCTGTCGTTCAACACGCTCGATCAGCTCATCCGCTTGCAGGACGAACGTCCCTGGCAGGTGGAGAACGCGCGCACGTTGCTCATGACGCCCGACTTGCTGCGCTTTTTCCTGACCGGGGAGAAGCAGAACGAGTACACCATCGCGTCCACATCGCAATGCCTCTCGATCGAGACGAACGATTGGGATGCCAACCTGCTCGCCCAGGTCGGGTTGCCGCGCGACATCTTCGCGCCCGTGATCTCGCCGGGGTCGGCTGGTGGGAGATTGCGAGAGAGCATCGCGCAGGAACTGGGCGCGCCGCGAATTGCCGCGGTGGCGATTGCCGAGCACGACACCGCCTCGGCCATGATCGCCACCGGGGGCAAACCAGGCACCGCCTTCCTGAGCCTGGGCACCTGGGGACTGCTCGGCACGATCGTGGACCGCCCGATCGTCTCAGAAGCGGCGTTTCGCGCCAACATCGCCAACGAAGGCGGGGTCGGCGGCACCTGGCGGTTTCTGCGCAACATCATGGGACTCTGGTTGCTGGAACAATGCCGCACGCATTGGGGGAATCGGGGTGTTCGGTTCGATCACGCCGAGATGGTTCGCCTCATCGAAGAGGCGGCTCCCCTGCGCGGCTTCATCGATCCCGACGACACCCGCCTGGTCGACCCGCCCGATCTGCCAGCAGCCATCGGCGCTGTGGCTGGTCTCGACCCGAACGACACCGGCGCCATCCTGCGGTGCATCACCGACAGCTTGGCGATGAAAAGCCGCGTTGTGCTGGAGACGATCGAGCACGCGGCCGGAACGCGCTTTCCCGGATTGCATGTGCTCGGCGGTGGGTCGAAAAACGCCCCGCTCTGCCAGGCGATGGCGAACGCGCTCGGCCGCCCGGTGTGGGCTGGACCGTCCGAGGCGACCGCTATCGGCAACGTGTTGCTCCAGATGCTCGCCGCCGGAGAGATCGGGACGCTGGAGGAGGGAGCGGCATTGGTTGCGGAGAACCGCGCGATCCAGCGGTTCGATCCGGCGGATACCGACCGGTGGCAAGCCGCGTACGAGAGGTATCGCATCCAGTTTGCCCAGTCGAACCCGGCATGA
- a CDS encoding nuclear transport factor 2 family protein — MLRTIIALILALVLLAGFTVQSTLFRSVNPGGAPLALASVETGETFYAALNDALAGKQAALLAGLLSPLFQDHDTDSGVVRPADAFLAEIQAMSGASSHARFEVLSVDASGNTLIAQVQRVESGTLEIAGLAAEHAEAAPHAEVLRVERGLVVDRWAPGMRWLDVTGPEQVTLDISSSLGVVTSLTRLELDESNEQAWRVAGAGIVLVETGSAKLLMSDGQTIAAPVVLEKGGSAAIPSGMQVRVRSADGTHVSVLRYLVSHVGESDQSHAPSRSGTNSSGGRKTELWSGIAYWTESNLVYRPTRIVLPANDTVLLTLPAGVELLAGASMDGVEVASSGSPVAVRGENGWPLIAEGVVALDADHGVWIEGGCDVTLRNTSSTPVTLMLISVAVDPGTD, encoded by the coding sequence ATGCTACGCACGATAATTGCCCTCATCCTTGCACTCGTGCTGCTCGCTGGTTTCACCGTCCAAAGCACGCTGTTTCGCTCGGTGAATCCCGGCGGGGCGCCACTTGCCCTGGCAAGCGTGGAAACGGGTGAGACCTTCTATGCTGCTTTGAACGACGCGCTTGCAGGCAAGCAGGCCGCCCTGCTGGCCGGTTTGCTGTCTCCACTGTTTCAGGATCACGATACGGATTCGGGCGTGGTGCGGCCGGCCGATGCCTTTCTGGCCGAGATTCAGGCGATGAGCGGCGCGTCCAGTCACGCACGCTTCGAGGTGCTTTCCGTCGACGCGTCTGGGAATACCTTGATTGCGCAGGTTCAGCGGGTGGAGTCGGGCACACTCGAGATCGCAGGACTTGCCGCCGAGCATGCCGAAGCGGCGCCGCATGCCGAAGTCCTCCGGGTGGAACGCGGCCTGGTGGTCGATCGCTGGGCGCCGGGAATGCGGTGGCTGGACGTGACCGGGCCTGAGCAGGTGACGCTGGACATTTCCAGCTCGCTTGGTGTGGTCACATCGCTGACACGCCTCGAGCTGGATGAATCAAACGAGCAAGCGTGGCGTGTGGCCGGGGCCGGAATCGTCTTGGTCGAGACCGGATCGGCCAAACTGCTGATGTCCGATGGGCAAACCATTGCCGCGCCCGTGGTGCTGGAAAAAGGCGGATCTGCAGCGATCCCGAGCGGCATGCAGGTGCGCGTGCGGTCTGCAGATGGAACTCACGTTTCGGTACTGCGCTACCTCGTTTCCCACGTGGGTGAGTCGGATCAGAGCCATGCGCCATCCAGATCGGGAACCAATTCCAGTGGCGGGAGAAAAACGGAACTTTGGAGCGGCATTGCCTATTGGACGGAATCGAACCTCGTGTACCGGCCCACGCGGATCGTTCTGCCGGCCAACGACACCGTCCTGCTGACGCTGCCCGCGGGTGTCGAGCTGCTGGCCGGCGCGAGCATGGACGGGGTCGAGGTGGCAAGCTCGGGATCGCCGGTAGCGGTGCGGGGCGAGAATGGTTGGCCGCTCATCGCTGAAGGGGTCGTGGCGCTCGATGCGGATCATGGCGTGTGGATCGAAGGCGGGTGCGACGTCACACTGCGGAATACCTCCAGCACCCCGGTGACCCTGATGCTCATCTCCGTGGCAGTCGATCCGGGCACGGATTGA
- a CDS encoding FGGY-family carbohydrate kinase, with protein sequence MKAEAVVIGIDVGTQGARVVAHDPGGTLVASEAERFVGDWSGPEQQPEEWWSAVAHCSRRLTGSLGDREIAGVSVTSTSGTVVPLDAAWQPLAPALMYSDRRAAEVAAEIDCRFPGLGANVSWGLPKIVWFAREHPELAGRMHAWRHPADFLIGKLTGEWALTDQTTALKSGFDLTRNAWPLDVLQALDIDPDMLPGVGVSGQVAGRVQPSATAATGLPAGTPVMLGMTDGCASQVSAGAVRLGEWNSTIGTTLVIKGTTLDPVRDPLGRIYNHRHPQGYWMPGAASNTGAAWVSAWFPDRDLGELDRLAADVIPTGRSTYPLLGAGERFPFISPSATGFGYDGPDDLIRYASALEGVAYLERMAFDLVEELSGERVVAVSTAGGGSAGETWLRIRANVLDRPIRKVRNANAATGAAMIAASGVWFDGLIAAVDAMVTPETTFDPDILVDAYRDGYARFRADLTAHGYIA encoded by the coding sequence ATGAAGGCCGAGGCGGTCGTCATCGGTATCGATGTCGGCACCCAGGGCGCGCGAGTCGTGGCGCACGATCCGGGTGGAACACTCGTTGCTTCGGAAGCCGAACGATTCGTTGGCGACTGGTCCGGCCCGGAGCAGCAACCGGAGGAATGGTGGTCCGCAGTTGCCCACTGTTCGCGGCGCCTGACGGGTTCGCTGGGAGATCGGGAGATTGCCGGCGTTTCGGTGACATCGACGTCGGGGACGGTCGTTCCCCTCGATGCCGCCTGGCAACCGCTTGCTCCCGCCCTGATGTACAGCGATCGGCGTGCCGCCGAAGTTGCCGCTGAAATCGACTGCCGGTTCCCGGGATTGGGCGCCAATGTTTCCTGGGGCTTGCCGAAAATCGTCTGGTTCGCGCGGGAGCATCCCGAGCTGGCCGGACGCATGCATGCCTGGCGGCATCCAGCCGATTTCCTGATCGGGAAGCTGACCGGCGAATGGGCGCTAACCGACCAGACGACAGCGCTGAAGTCCGGATTCGATCTGACCCGCAATGCATGGCCGCTCGACGTCTTGCAGGCGCTCGATATCGATCCCGATATGTTGCCTGGGGTGGGAGTGTCGGGCCAGGTTGCCGGGCGCGTGCAGCCATCCGCGACCGCGGCGACGGGATTGCCAGCCGGAACCCCCGTGATGCTCGGCATGACCGACGGTTGCGCTTCGCAGGTGAGCGCCGGAGCGGTGCGGCTCGGCGAGTGGAACTCGACCATCGGCACCACGCTCGTCATCAAGGGAACCACGCTCGACCCGGTGCGCGACCCGCTTGGACGCATCTACAACCACCGGCATCCGCAGGGGTATTGGATGCCGGGCGCGGCGAGCAATACTGGCGCGGCGTGGGTTTCGGCATGGTTCCCGGATCGCGACTTGGGCGAGCTCGACCGGCTCGCGGCAGACGTCATTCCCACCGGCAGGTCGACCTATCCGCTACTCGGCGCCGGCGAGCGCTTTCCATTCATCTCCCCCAGCGCGACCGGATTCGGCTATGACGGTCCGGACGACCTCATTCGCTACGCTTCGGCGCTGGAAGGGGTCGCCTATCTGGAGCGCATGGCGTTCGACCTGGTGGAGGAGCTCTCCGGCGAACGGGTCGTGGCCGTCAGCACCGCGGGTGGCGGCAGCGCGGGCGAGACCTGGTTGCGCATCCGCGCGAACGTGCTCGACCGGCCGATCCGCAAGGTGCGCAATGCGAACGCCGCGACTGGCGCGGCCATGATCGCGGCATCGGGTGTGTGGTTCGACGGGTTGATCGCGGCGGTCGATGCGATGGTGACGCCCGAAACCACGTTCGACCCGGACATCCTCGTCGATGCCTACCGCGATGGATACGCGCGTTTCCGCGCGGACCTCACCGCGCATGGCTACATCGCGTAG